The following are from one region of the Luteimonas sp. MC1572 genome:
- the mlaD gene encoding outer membrane lipid asymmetry maintenance protein MlaD, with protein MSTSRGPRVEFAVGAFLLLAMASLLVLAIASTNGRFGLSRDSYELTARFTNLGQLRPNAAVKIGGVSIGRVSGITLDPVKFDSIVTMDIDSRYNEIPVDTSAGILTGGLLGESYVGMQPGGDMEVLKPGEELVYTQPAVDLMQMVGKYMFSGGGDDAATGAAATPDTTTPDPVTASPPPETIP; from the coding sequence ATGAGTACTTCACGTGGTCCCCGCGTTGAATTCGCGGTCGGTGCGTTCCTGCTGCTGGCGATGGCGTCGCTGCTGGTGCTGGCGATCGCCTCCACCAACGGCCGCTTCGGGCTGTCGCGCGACAGCTACGAGCTGACCGCGCGCTTCACCAACCTGGGGCAGCTGCGGCCCAACGCCGCGGTCAAGATCGGCGGCGTGAGCATCGGCCGCGTGTCGGGCATCACCCTTGATCCGGTCAAGTTCGACTCCATCGTGACCATGGACATCGACAGCCGCTACAACGAGATCCCGGTGGACACCTCGGCCGGCATCCTCACCGGCGGCCTGCTCGGCGAAAGCTACGTCGGCATGCAGCCCGGCGGCGACATGGAAGTGCTCAAGCCCGGCGAAGAGCTGGTCTACACCCAGCCCGCCGTCGACCTGATGCAGATGGTCGGCAAGTACATGTTCAGCGGTGGCGGCGATGATGCCGCGACCGGTGCGGCCGCAACGCCCGACACCACCACGCCCGACCCCGTTACCGCCTCGCCCCCCCCGGAGACCATCCCATGA
- the recC gene encoding exodeoxyribonuclease V subunit gamma, translating to MTQGTGDFRLYHSNALDVLAGLLAAELRTPAPGQGLLEPDVILIPQVAMRRWLQATLAEAHGVAANLEFLTPGEFVQRALDGNVPGRGDDLDAAALRWRIHAALADPVLLRDRALQPMRAYLETAPDPLKAWSLAGELAQAFEKYKAWRREWLLAWEAGDAPRDPQAALWRRVAGGTDHRARRIDTYLRGFADGGTPLPAGLPKRLFAFAILNVSPDVLRVIASQARVGTLHLYVPSPSRDYWGDLQRVRGGDPDAAAGENPLLRAWGAAGRDFMAVLGNYEVVHPDVEIRGDADPGEGGAALHGSLLRRLQSDLFHRRPSPPLAPGADDARTRLPALRRDDPSLQVHACHTRLRELQVLHDQLRALFEDPRFDPPLEPREVAVLAPDIDPYLPYLDAVFGGRGRADSIPYAVADASPLAGEPLAEVFLRLLALPVARFGLVETLDLLASPPLAEAAALDAAAFARLHAWLHAAGARWGLDAAHRARLDAPADDAYTWAFALDRLLLGHATGSDAPITTASGQVIAPMPELEGSALDALDTLVRLLRVLARHARTLDEALPPDDWRERLIRLLEALLPKPPSAPASRRALDRLRSLIDAFAADARRAGVATPVPAEVVRAHFAAALGEADTRAPLLTGGVSIGRMVPMRLLPFRAICLLGMDDGEFPRRDPAGGLDRLTADLASGQRRQGDRSTRDDDRFLFLQLFSAAQDVFYVSYQGADPRDGSAREPSVLVADLLAAADAQHAPEAKAGAALVVRHTLQPFAPAAFGSSDEPRRFSYHAQWWPAAAQPAQQRVPLPAWFGDDALAAMAAKAAGEADRRSATHSAQDGDAREHTLSLDELRRFLQAPADVFLKQRLGLRLAEVEAIDEDVEPLLAPGRGFARQQLQKAVFDAVLRGDDDASTHALLRARGLLPSGPLGRRTLDDVRGQVDAYAAAFSEWRGKSEADAPRLEVAIDGVTLHGGASSAGSVTLHGLVADAYPHGIARVRFDKPSGQSAIRNGLDWLLASAAGRKHPLVEFHDDDDRGIGPHPRPSLDPDEARDVLRMLIDLRTKGLRRPLPFAPYSGWELYRADSLERGLDLAAKRWHGSDRSWGEGTGEALRLALRGRDPFSDEATQVAFVDLAMAIYSAVVAGKVYAGTDLGALRDIAAKLDLEDAE from the coding sequence ATGACCCAGGGGACCGGCGACTTCCGCCTCTACCACTCCAATGCGCTCGATGTGCTGGCCGGACTGCTGGCCGCCGAGCTGCGCACGCCCGCGCCCGGCCAGGGGCTGCTGGAGCCGGACGTGATCCTGATCCCGCAGGTGGCCATGCGCCGCTGGCTGCAGGCCACGCTGGCCGAGGCGCACGGCGTGGCCGCCAACCTGGAGTTCCTCACGCCGGGCGAGTTCGTGCAGCGCGCGCTGGATGGAAACGTGCCGGGGCGTGGCGACGACCTCGATGCCGCCGCATTGCGCTGGCGCATCCATGCCGCGCTGGCGGATCCGGTGCTGCTGCGCGATCGCGCCCTGCAGCCCATGCGCGCCTATCTCGAAACCGCCCCGGACCCGCTGAAGGCCTGGTCGCTGGCCGGCGAGCTCGCGCAGGCGTTCGAGAAGTACAAGGCCTGGCGCCGCGAATGGCTGCTGGCGTGGGAGGCCGGCGACGCGCCGCGCGATCCGCAGGCGGCGCTGTGGCGGCGGGTGGCGGGCGGCACGGACCACCGCGCGCGCCGCATCGATACCTACCTGCGTGGCTTTGCCGATGGCGGCACGCCGCTGCCGGCCGGCCTGCCCAAGCGCCTGTTCGCCTTCGCCATCCTCAACGTGTCGCCGGACGTGCTGCGCGTCATCGCCAGCCAAGCGCGCGTCGGCACGCTGCATCTGTACGTGCCGTCGCCGAGCCGCGACTACTGGGGCGACCTGCAGCGCGTGCGCGGCGGCGACCCGGATGCAGCCGCCGGCGAAAACCCGCTGCTTCGCGCCTGGGGCGCGGCCGGTCGCGACTTCATGGCGGTGCTGGGCAACTACGAAGTGGTGCACCCGGATGTCGAGATCCGCGGCGATGCCGACCCGGGCGAGGGCGGCGCCGCGCTGCACGGCAGCCTGCTGCGGCGCCTGCAGTCGGACCTGTTCCACCGCCGCCCGTCGCCGCCGCTGGCGCCGGGCGCGGACGATGCGCGCACCCGCCTGCCGGCGCTGCGCCGCGACGACCCCAGCCTGCAGGTGCACGCCTGCCACACCCGCCTGCGCGAGCTGCAGGTGCTGCACGACCAGTTGCGCGCGCTGTTCGAGGACCCGCGCTTCGATCCGCCGCTGGAGCCGCGCGAAGTCGCGGTGCTGGCGCCGGACATCGATCCCTACCTTCCCTACCTCGACGCCGTGTTCGGCGGCCGCGGCCGGGCGGACTCCATTCCCTACGCCGTCGCCGACGCCAGCCCACTGGCTGGCGAGCCGCTGGCCGAAGTGTTCCTGCGCCTGCTGGCGCTGCCGGTGGCGCGCTTCGGCCTGGTGGAAACGCTGGACCTGCTCGCCAGCCCGCCGCTGGCCGAAGCCGCCGCGCTCGATGCCGCCGCGTTCGCGCGCCTGCACGCCTGGCTGCACGCCGCCGGCGCGCGCTGGGGCCTGGATGCGGCGCACCGCGCGCGCCTCGATGCGCCGGCGGATGACGCCTACACCTGGGCCTTCGCGCTCGACCGCCTGCTGCTCGGCCATGCCACCGGCAGCGATGCGCCCATCACCACCGCCAGCGGCCAGGTCATCGCGCCCATGCCGGAGCTGGAAGGCAGCGCGCTGGATGCGCTCGACACCCTGGTGCGGCTGCTGCGCGTGCTCGCCCGCCATGCCCGCACGCTGGATGAAGCACTGCCGCCCGACGACTGGCGCGAGCGCCTGATCCGCCTGCTGGAGGCGCTGCTGCCTAAGCCGCCGTCGGCGCCCGCATCGCGCCGCGCGCTGGATCGCCTGCGCAGCCTGATCGATGCCTTCGCCGCCGATGCCCGCCGCGCCGGCGTGGCCACGCCGGTGCCCGCGGAAGTCGTGCGCGCGCATTTCGCCGCCGCGCTGGGCGAAGCCGATACCCGCGCGCCGCTGCTCACCGGCGGCGTCAGCATCGGCCGCATGGTGCCGATGCGCCTGCTGCCGTTCCGCGCGATCTGCCTGTTGGGCATGGACGACGGCGAGTTCCCGCGCCGCGATCCCGCCGGCGGCCTCGACCGCCTCACCGCCGATCTCGCCAGCGGCCAGCGCCGCCAAGGCGATCGCTCCACGCGCGACGACGACCGCTTCCTGTTCCTGCAGCTGTTCAGCGCCGCGCAGGACGTGTTCTACGTGAGCTACCAGGGCGCCGACCCGCGCGACGGCAGTGCGCGCGAGCCGTCGGTGCTGGTGGCGGACCTGCTGGCCGCCGCCGATGCGCAGCATGCGCCGGAGGCGAAGGCGGGTGCCGCGCTGGTGGTGCGGCACACGCTGCAGCCGTTCGCGCCGGCGGCGTTCGGCAGCAGTGATGAGCCGCGGCGGTTCTCGTACCACGCGCAGTGGTGGCCGGCGGCGGCGCAGCCCGCGCAGCAGCGGGTGCCGTTGCCGGCGTGGTTTGGGGATGACGCGTTGGCGGCGATGGCCGCGAAGGCGGCTGGTGAAGCCGACAGGCGCAGCGCCACGCATTCGGCGCAGGACGGCGACGCACGCGAGCACACGCTGTCGCTCGACGAGCTGCGCCGCTTCCTGCAGGCGCCGGCCGACGTGTTCCTGAAGCAGCGCCTCGGCCTGCGCCTGGCCGAGGTCGAGGCGATCGACGAGGACGTCGAACCGCTGCTGGCGCCGGGCCGTGGTTTTGCGCGCCAGCAGCTGCAGAAGGCAGTGTTCGACGCCGTGCTGCGCGGAGACGACGACGCGTCGACGCACGCCCTGCTGCGTGCTCGCGGCCTGCTGCCGTCCGGACCGTTGGGCCGGCGCACGCTGGATGACGTGCGCGGGCAGGTGGACGCGTATGCGGCTGCCTTCAGCGAGTGGCGCGGCAAGTCCGAGGCCGATGCGCCACGGCTCGAGGTCGCGATCGACGGCGTCACGCTGCACGGCGGTGCCAGCAGCGCCGGCAGCGTGACACTCCACGGCCTCGTCGCCGACGCCTACCCGCACGGCATCGCGCGCGTCCGCTTCGACAAGCCATCAGGCCAGTCGGCGATCCGCAACGGCCTCGACTGGCTGCTGGCGAGCGCCGCGGGCCGCAAGCATCCGCTGGTTGAATTCCACGACGACGACGACCGGGGCATTGGCCCACATCCGCGCCCCTCACTCGATCCCGACGAAGCGCGCGACGTGCTGCGCATGCTCATCGACCTGCGTACCAAAGGCCTGCGCCGGCCGCTGCCATTCGCGCCCTACAGCGGCTGGGAGCTGTACCGCGCCGACAGCCTCGAGCGCGGCCTGGACCTCGCCGCCAAACGCTGGCACGGCAGCGACCGCAGCTGGGGCGAGGGCACCGGCGAGGCGCTGCGGCTCGCGCTGCGCGGCCGCGATCCGTTCAGCGACGAGGCCACGCAGGTCGCGTTCGTGGACCTGGCGATGGCGATCTATTCCGCGGTGGTGGCCGGCAAGGTCTATGCCGGCACCGACCTCGGCGCGCTGCGCGACATCGCCGCCAAGCTCGACCTGGAGGACGCGGAATGA
- a CDS encoding MlaE family lipid ABC transporter permease subunit encodes MPFVEATRSLGRAGLFSLSVLRASKPTADFFVELTREIYKIGARSLPIIAVGGAFVGLSLTLLGYRALETYGASSQVSVLIGLGLYRELAPVLTALLFVGRAGSSIAAELALMRATDQIQALGLMAIDPIAKAVAPRFWAAVIAVPLLTAFFVSLALTASWFEAVQVLGIDNGGFWQTLRDAVDFRDDFLVAFMKSAVFGGTAALVAAYVGFHAEPTIEGTSLATTRAVVNASLLVLMFNFVLSALLFR; translated from the coding sequence ATGCCGTTTGTCGAAGCCACGCGCTCGCTGGGCCGCGCCGGGCTGTTCTCGCTGTCGGTGCTGCGGGCGTCGAAGCCGACCGCCGACTTCTTCGTCGAGCTGACGCGCGAGATCTACAAGATCGGTGCGCGCAGCCTGCCGATCATCGCCGTGGGCGGCGCGTTCGTGGGCCTGTCGCTGACGCTGCTGGGCTACCGCGCGCTGGAGACCTACGGCGCGTCGAGCCAGGTGAGCGTGCTGATCGGGCTTGGCCTGTACCGCGAGCTTGCGCCGGTGCTCACCGCGCTGCTGTTCGTGGGCCGCGCCGGCTCGTCGATCGCCGCCGAGCTGGCGCTGATGCGCGCCACCGACCAGATCCAGGCGCTGGGGCTGATGGCCATCGACCCGATCGCCAAGGCGGTGGCGCCGCGCTTCTGGGCGGCGGTGATCGCGGTGCCGCTGCTCACGGCGTTCTTCGTGAGCCTGGCGCTCACCGCGAGCTGGTTCGAGGCGGTGCAGGTGCTGGGCATCGACAACGGCGGGTTCTGGCAGACGCTGCGCGATGCGGTCGATTTCCGCGACGATTTCCTGGTGGCGTTCATGAAGTCGGCGGTGTTCGGCGGCACGGCCGCACTGGTGGCGGCCTACGTGGGCTTCCACGCCGAGCCGACCATCGAAGGCACATCGCTGGCCACCACGCGCGCGGTCGTCAACGCCTCGTTGCTGGTGCTGATGTTCAACTTCGTCCTGTCCGCGCTGCTGTTCCGATGA
- a CDS encoding VacJ family lipoprotein, which produces MTPAAKPVLHTSAVLLAALILAGCAGNPSRGVSEPAPGPVEAVPAQASVAVDGTPVALAVDNGLAPLPDGDVGVGGGDAGAAAPGIAALAVDQRTDAELDYDAIWGAAPYDPVADATLPEPAKSPRALDPWEPWNRKVHSFNNVVDRAIATPLARAYVKVVPRPMRLGVSNFFNNLGQPSSAVNALLQGRPKQSGQSLGRFLVNATIGVGGLFDPATRMGIPNRSEDFGQTLGVWGWKSSRFLELPLFGPRTVRDAFGLVGDGPLSPVRQVEEDSVRVFLQGLQLVDVRTQLFAVDRLREGAADEYALVRDAWMQRRDYQIHGDRIREGDDNEDGLPDYLFEDDDATVPVDVMPIVPGTPSP; this is translated from the coding sequence ATGACTCCTGCCGCCAAGCCTGTCCTGCACACCAGCGCCGTCCTGCTTGCCGCGCTGATCCTCGCCGGCTGCGCGGGCAACCCCTCGCGCGGCGTGTCAGAGCCGGCACCGGGCCCGGTGGAAGCGGTGCCGGCGCAGGCGTCCGTGGCCGTGGATGGCACGCCGGTTGCCCTGGCCGTCGATAACGGCCTCGCGCCGCTGCCGGACGGGGACGTCGGCGTGGGCGGTGGCGACGCGGGCGCCGCTGCACCGGGCATCGCCGCACTTGCGGTCGACCAGCGCACCGACGCCGAGCTCGACTACGACGCCATCTGGGGCGCCGCGCCCTACGACCCGGTGGCCGACGCGACCCTGCCGGAGCCCGCCAAGTCGCCGCGCGCGCTGGACCCCTGGGAGCCGTGGAACCGCAAGGTGCACAGCTTCAACAACGTGGTCGACCGCGCGATCGCAACGCCGCTGGCGCGCGCCTACGTGAAAGTGGTGCCGCGGCCGATGCGGCTGGGCGTGTCCAACTTCTTCAACAACCTCGGCCAGCCGTCGAGCGCGGTGAACGCGCTGCTGCAGGGCCGGCCCAAGCAGTCCGGGCAGTCGCTGGGCCGCTTCCTGGTGAACGCCACCATCGGCGTCGGCGGCCTGTTCGACCCGGCCACGCGCATGGGCATCCCCAACCGCAGCGAGGACTTCGGCCAGACGCTGGGCGTGTGGGGCTGGAAGAGCTCGCGCTTCCTGGAGCTGCCGCTGTTCGGGCCGCGCACGGTGCGCGACGCGTTCGGGCTGGTCGGCGACGGCCCGCTGTCGCCGGTGCGCCAGGTGGAAGAGGACAGCGTGCGCGTGTTCCTGCAGGGCCTGCAGCTGGTCGACGTGCGTACCCAGCTGTTCGCGGTCGACCGCCTGCGCGAAGGTGCCGCCGACGAGTACGCGCTGGTGCGCGACGCGTGGATGCAGCGCCGCGACTACCAGATCCACGGCGACCGCATCCGCGAAGGCGATGACAACGAGGACGGCCTGCCGGACTACCTGTTCGAGGACGACGACGCCACGGTGCCGGTGGACGTGATGCCGATCGTGCCGGGTACGCCTTCGCCGTAA
- the rmuC gene encoding DNA recombination protein RmuC gives MNVETLLMLVLAAVAVAIVLLVVLLLRRPEAVLASLSLKLEDALREEQRGGRTELRQQLDSLSTAQGQRIDGFAARLTEFSTRTDQRLDVLREALGEDARKARSEGADTQQRLGESLGQRLAELTQRNEQRIGELRATLESQLKSLQADNAEKLEQMRATVDEKLQSTLNTRLDASFKIVSERLEQVQRGLGEMQQLATGVGDLKRVLTNVKTRGIFGEVQLGALLEQVLTIEQYETNCITVPGTGERVEFAVRLPGSQPDQPIRLPIDAKFPREDYERLLDAQDRADAEAVIASGNALERQVRLEAKRIRDKYLAPPHTTDFGLMFLPTEGLYAEVLRRPGLFEALQRDFRVTLVGPTTLLALLNSLQMGFRTLAIEKRSSEVWQLLAAVKGEFGKFAGVLEKATTQIDTVQNSIKQAGVRTRAIERQLRGVETLPGVEVEATPLLGDDSPG, from the coding sequence ATGAATGTAGAGACCTTGTTGATGCTGGTACTGGCGGCCGTGGCCGTCGCGATCGTGCTGCTGGTGGTGCTGCTGCTGCGTCGCCCCGAGGCGGTGCTGGCATCGCTCAGCCTGAAGCTTGAGGACGCCCTGCGCGAAGAGCAGCGCGGCGGCCGCACCGAGCTGCGCCAGCAGCTAGACAGCCTGTCCACCGCGCAGGGCCAGCGCATCGACGGCTTTGCCGCGCGCCTGACCGAGTTCAGCACCCGCACCGACCAGCGCCTCGACGTGCTGCGCGAGGCGCTGGGCGAGGACGCCCGCAAGGCGCGCAGCGAAGGCGCCGACACCCAGCAGCGGCTGGGCGAGTCGCTCGGCCAGCGCCTGGCCGAACTCACCCAGCGCAACGAGCAGCGCATCGGCGAGCTGCGCGCCACGCTGGAATCGCAGCTCAAATCGCTGCAGGCCGACAACGCCGAAAAGCTCGAGCAGATGCGCGCCACCGTCGACGAAAAGCTGCAGTCCACGCTCAACACGCGCCTGGATGCGTCGTTCAAGATCGTCTCCGAGCGCCTGGAGCAGGTGCAGCGCGGACTGGGCGAGATGCAGCAGCTGGCCACCGGCGTCGGCGACCTGAAGCGCGTGCTCACCAACGTCAAGACGCGCGGGATTTTCGGCGAGGTGCAGCTGGGCGCGCTGCTCGAGCAGGTGCTCACCATCGAGCAGTACGAGACCAACTGCATCACCGTGCCGGGCACCGGCGAGCGCGTCGAATTCGCGGTGCGCCTGCCGGGTTCGCAGCCCGACCAGCCGATCCGCCTGCCGATCGACGCCAAGTTCCCGCGCGAGGATTACGAGCGCCTGCTCGACGCCCAGGACCGCGCCGATGCCGAGGCGGTCATCGCCTCCGGCAACGCGCTGGAGCGCCAGGTGCGGCTGGAGGCCAAGCGCATCCGCGACAAGTACCTGGCGCCGCCGCACACCACCGATTTCGGGCTGATGTTCCTGCCCACCGAAGGCCTGTACGCCGAGGTGCTGCGCCGGCCGGGGCTGTTCGAGGCCTTGCAGCGCGACTTCCGCGTGACCCTGGTCGGGCCGACCACGCTGCTGGCGCTGCTCAACAGCCTGCAGATGGGCTTCCGCACGCTGGCCATCGAGAAGCGCTCCAGCGAGGTCTGGCAGCTGCTGGCGGCGGTGAAGGGCGAGTTCGGCAAGTTCGCCGGCGTGCTGGAAAAAGCCACCACGCAGATAGACACCGTGCAGAACAGCATCAAGCAGGCCGGCGTGCGCACGCGTGCCATCGAACGCCAGCTGCGCGGCGTTGAGACCCTGCCGGGAGTCGAGGTCGAAGCGACGCCGCTGCTGGGCGATGACTCGCCGGGGTGA
- a CDS encoding STAS domain-containing protein: MPAPTDAGVSRDGDALVFTGALLRAHVPALWQAAQPLRSGARRFDVRQVSKLDSAGLALLAELGVADGDGIAIDGLPAGLAELRAAYRLDDQLAFAR; this comes from the coding sequence ATGCCGGCACCAACTGACGCCGGCGTAAGCCGCGACGGCGACGCGCTGGTGTTCACCGGCGCGTTGCTGCGGGCGCACGTGCCCGCGCTCTGGCAGGCGGCACAACCGCTGCGTTCCGGCGCGCGGCGTTTCGACGTACGCCAGGTCTCGAAGCTGGACAGTGCCGGTCTGGCGCTGCTGGCCGAGCTGGGCGTTGCGGACGGCGACGGCATCGCCATCGACGGCCTGCCCGCCGGCCTGGCCGAGCTGCGCGCCGCGTACCGTCTCGATGACCAGCTCGCGTTCGCGCGCTGA
- a CDS encoding ABC transporter substrate-binding protein — MTARQILLPLAIAAALAVAAPLSAQAQTAAAKPAATAAQGSPSQMVLDNSTRVLATLESRRAEFSADRGKLQAFITSEFDQMFDREYAARQVLGRHGRGAADADVKVFSDALAENLMRRYGSSLLDFNTRLRVRVKSETALPRGAGVRVASEMLRSGGEPIPVDYLMRNVGGKWKVFDVMVEGVSFVQTFRQQFDTPLSRKSIRDVAADLSAGRVQADAGTN; from the coding sequence ATGACGGCACGCCAGATCCTGCTTCCCCTCGCCATCGCTGCTGCGCTGGCCGTGGCCGCGCCGCTTTCGGCACAGGCCCAGACCGCCGCCGCCAAGCCGGCCGCCACCGCGGCGCAGGGCTCGCCCAGCCAGATGGTGCTCGACAACAGCACCCGCGTGCTGGCCACGCTGGAGTCGCGCCGCGCCGAGTTCAGCGCCGACCGCGGCAAGCTGCAGGCGTTCATCACCAGCGAGTTCGACCAGATGTTCGACCGCGAATACGCGGCGCGCCAGGTGCTGGGCCGCCACGGCCGCGGCGCCGCCGATGCCGACGTCAAGGTGTTCTCCGACGCGCTGGCCGAGAACCTGATGCGCCGCTACGGCTCGTCGCTGCTCGACTTCAACACCCGCCTGCGGGTGCGCGTGAAGTCCGAAACCGCGCTGCCGCGCGGTGCCGGCGTGCGCGTGGCCAGCGAGATGCTGCGCTCGGGCGGCGAACCGATCCCGGTCGACTACCTGATGCGCAACGTCGGCGGCAAGTGGAAGGTGTTCGACGTGATGGTGGAGGGCGTGTCGTTCGTGCAGACCTTCCGCCAGCAGTTCGACACCCCGCTCAGCCGCAAGTCGATCCGCGACGTGGCCGCCGACCTGAGCGCCGGCCGCGTGCAGGCCGATGCCGGCACCAACTGA
- a CDS encoding ATP-binding cassette domain-containing protein, translating to MPDTALPMPDTAVRLSGVQLDRGARTILSGIDLAVQRGSITAVLGPSGSGKSTLLAALTGELPPAAGTVEVLGQAVPRKQRALLELRKSIGVLLQGNGLLTDLTAAENVALPLRTHTRLPKPVIDRLVRMKLHAVGLRAAADLYPRELSGGMARRVALARALALDPPLMVYDEPLTGLDPIASGVIMSLIARLNASLGLTSVIVSHHVHETLPIADQAIVIADGRIVFTGTPAELEASNDPLLLQFLRGEPDGPIAFDAVETRATQTMEAR from the coding sequence ATGCCCGACACCGCACTGCCCATGCCGGACACCGCCGTGCGCCTTTCCGGCGTGCAGCTGGACCGTGGCGCGCGCACCATCCTGTCCGGCATCGACCTGGCGGTGCAGCGCGGCAGCATCACCGCCGTGCTCGGCCCGTCCGGCAGCGGCAAGTCGACGCTGCTGGCCGCGCTCACCGGCGAGCTGCCGCCGGCCGCGGGCACGGTGGAGGTGCTGGGCCAGGCCGTGCCGCGCAAACAGCGCGCGCTGCTGGAGCTGCGCAAGTCGATCGGCGTGCTGCTGCAGGGCAACGGCCTGCTCACCGACCTCACCGCCGCCGAGAACGTGGCGCTGCCGCTGCGCACCCACACCCGCCTGCCGAAGCCGGTGATCGACCGCCTGGTGCGCATGAAGCTGCACGCGGTGGGCCTGCGCGCCGCCGCGGATCTGTACCCGCGCGAGCTGTCCGGCGGCATGGCGCGGCGCGTGGCGCTGGCGCGTGCGCTGGCACTCGACCCGCCGCTGATGGTCTACGACGAGCCGCTGACCGGGCTGGACCCGATCGCCTCGGGCGTGATCATGAGCCTGATCGCGCGCCTCAACGCCAGCCTTGGCCTGACCAGCGTGATCGTGAGCCACCACGTGCACGAAACCCTGCCGATCGCCGACCAGGCGATCGTGATCGCCGACGGCCGCATCGTGTTCACCGGCACGCCGGCCGAGCTCGAGGCCAGCAACGACCCGCTGCTGCTGCAGTTCCTGCGCGGCGAACCGGACGGCCCGATCGCGTTCGATGCGGTCGAGACCCGGGCCACGCAGACCATGGAGGCGCGCTGA